A section of the Roseovarius sp. W115 genome encodes:
- a CDS encoding ABC transporter permease: MSFKDRNIWLLMPALLLIGICFLYPVSWLLQRSVSEPVWGLQNYFTIFSKTIYLGVLWNTVAIAGATTILCALIGFPVAYSMVHSSPWVRKILIFSVLIPFWTSILVRSFAWLVILQRGGIINDVLIGVGMMAEPLDLVYNRFGVLLGMVQVLLPFVVFPLFSVMARIDGSFVRAANNLGATPIRAFFRVYLPLCLPGLLTGAMLVFIIALGYFITPALLGGRGDIMIAQLIFERIDEFGDWPLASALAIVLLVGTGLLFLLINALLKIRGGRI, encoded by the coding sequence ATGTCCTTCAAAGATCGTAACATATGGCTGCTGATGCCGGCATTGCTGCTGATTGGGATCTGCTTTCTGTATCCCGTCAGTTGGCTGTTACAGCGCAGCGTCTCTGAACCCGTCTGGGGTCTGCAAAACTATTTCACCATCTTTTCCAAGACGATCTATCTGGGCGTCTTGTGGAACACGGTGGCAATTGCAGGTGCCACGACAATCCTTTGCGCACTCATTGGGTTTCCGGTGGCCTATTCCATGGTCCATTCCAGCCCCTGGGTGCGCAAAATTCTGATCTTTTCCGTGCTTATCCCCTTTTGGACCTCGATCCTGGTGCGCAGTTTTGCCTGGCTTGTGATCCTGCAACGAGGTGGCATCATAAATGATGTTCTGATCGGTGTCGGTATGATGGCCGAACCGCTGGACCTAGTTTACAATCGGTTTGGCGTGCTGTTGGGCATGGTGCAGGTGCTCTTGCCCTTTGTGGTCTTTCCGCTGTTTTCGGTGATGGCTCGGATCGACGGATCATTTGTGCGGGCGGCCAACAATCTTGGGGCCACGCCGATCCGCGCATTCTTTCGCGTCTATCTGCCGCTTTGCCTTCCGGGGCTGTTGACCGGTGCCATGCTGGTGTTCATCATCGCGCTTGGGTATTTCATCACCCCGGCCCTGTTGGGCGGACGTGGCGACATCATGATCGCGCAACTGATCTTTGAACGCATCGACGAATTTGGCGACTGGCCGCTGGCCTCTGCTCTGGCGATCGTCCTGCTGGTGGGCACCGGCCTGTTGTTCCTGCTGA